From a single Mycolicibacterium moriokaense genomic region:
- a CDS encoding D-sedoheptulose-7-phosphate isomerase encodes MTARQRLDEPTNFLYPFIDGDENDSTALLTDLADSAAMKAAESAALRRTTLESCSALIETAAAELTRRFAAGGRLFAFGNGGSSTDASTLATLFAQPPTGQALPAWSLTADQAVLTALGNDVGFDLVFARQLIARAQATDIAIAMSTSGNSADLLLAMHEAHGRGLYTIGFTGYDGGAFAANPDVDVCFVVRSQSVHRIQESQALLGYQLWSTVQAQKGL; translated from the coding sequence ATGACCGCGAGACAACGTCTCGACGAGCCGACGAACTTCCTCTATCCGTTCATCGACGGCGACGAAAACGACTCCACCGCATTGCTCACCGACCTGGCGGATTCCGCGGCGATGAAGGCGGCGGAGAGCGCCGCCCTGCGCCGAACCACACTGGAGTCCTGTTCGGCTCTCATCGAGACCGCGGCCGCGGAGCTCACCCGTCGATTCGCGGCGGGCGGGCGGTTGTTCGCCTTCGGTAACGGTGGAAGCTCCACGGACGCCAGCACTTTGGCGACACTGTTCGCGCAACCACCGACAGGCCAAGCGTTGCCCGCGTGGTCGTTGACCGCCGATCAGGCCGTGCTGACAGCACTGGGCAACGACGTCGGCTTCGACCTGGTGTTCGCCCGCCAACTCATCGCCAGGGCGCAAGCCACCGACATCGCGATAGCGATGTCCACCAGCGGCAATTCGGCCGACCTGCTGCTCGCCATGCATGAGGCTCACGGTCGCGGCCTGTACACGATCGGATTCACCGGATACGACGGGGGCGCGTTCGCCGCCAACCCAGATGTCGACGTGTGCTTCGTCGTGCGGTCCCAGAGCGTGCACCGGATCCAGGAGTCGCAGGCACTTCTCGGCTACCAGCTGTGGTCGACGGTACAAGCGCAGAAAGGCTTGTGA
- a CDS encoding NifU family protein — MSTTMEGVSQHQATAEPGFEELAKRVDEATAALRSLDPAARAVAEELKGAIEAVHRAGLVTIVRRMKSDDATRPVLFDLVDDPVVHLLLSLHEIIRPDPMTQATKALNAVRPQLQGHGGDVTLVGIEDQTAFVRLQGACNGCSMSSVTLRNLVEQALVEAVPSVTAVEVLPNDPQPTLISVDSLFPSRHRSEEGWVQAGAAADVPEGDLRAVELSKGESGQPVSVLLVNLDGRLTAYVNECAHEALPLDNAVLDTSNGTLTCPWHGFCYDAASGECLTAPAAQLEQLPLRVDDGRIWVRVAT; from the coding sequence ATGTCCACCACGATGGAAGGCGTTTCTCAGCATCAGGCAACCGCGGAGCCGGGATTCGAGGAGCTGGCCAAGCGGGTCGATGAAGCGACGGCCGCACTACGGAGCCTCGACCCCGCGGCACGCGCCGTCGCCGAGGAACTCAAGGGTGCGATCGAGGCGGTCCACCGCGCAGGGCTCGTCACGATCGTGCGCCGAATGAAGAGCGATGACGCCACGCGCCCGGTGCTCTTCGATCTCGTCGACGATCCCGTCGTGCATCTGTTGCTCTCGCTTCACGAGATCATCCGGCCTGACCCGATGACGCAGGCCACCAAGGCGTTGAATGCGGTGCGTCCCCAGCTGCAGGGGCACGGGGGCGATGTGACGCTGGTGGGGATCGAGGACCAGACGGCCTTCGTGCGTCTGCAAGGCGCGTGCAACGGCTGCTCGATGTCCTCGGTGACGCTGCGCAACCTGGTCGAGCAGGCACTCGTCGAGGCTGTCCCTTCCGTGACAGCGGTCGAGGTGCTGCCCAATGATCCACAGCCCACGCTGATTTCGGTTGACTCCCTGTTCCCCTCCAGGCATCGCAGCGAAGAAGGCTGGGTGCAGGCCGGCGCAGCGGCCGACGTTCCAGAAGGTGATCTCAGGGCGGTTGAGCTGTCCAAAGGAGAGTCTGGTCAACCGGTGTCGGTGCTCCTGGTCAATCTCGATGGACGCCTCACCGCCTATGTCAACGAGTGCGCGCACGAAGCCCTGCCTTTGGACAATGCGGTTCTCGACACCTCCAACGGCACGCTGACATGTCCGTGGCACGGCTTCTGCTACGACGCGGCGTCGGGCGAATGCCTTACGGCGCCGGCCGCGCAGCTCGAGCAGCTACCGCTGCGCGTTGACGATGGACGGATCTGGGTCCGGGTGGCCACATGA
- a CDS encoding HypC/HybG/HupF family hydrogenase formation chaperone: protein MCLGIPGRITEIWDEPDGGRFAKIAFGDQIKTACLAYLPDLAVGDYTIVHAGFALTRIDEASAMVTLETMRDYGVFGEQEAAS from the coding sequence ATGTGTCTAGGGATTCCCGGCCGGATCACCGAGATCTGGGACGAACCGGACGGCGGACGTTTTGCCAAGATCGCGTTCGGCGATCAGATCAAGACCGCATGCCTGGCGTACCTGCCCGACCTGGCGGTCGGTGACTACACAATCGTGCACGCCGGTTTCGCACTCACCCGGATCGACGAAGCGTCCGCGATGGTGACGCTGGAAACCATGCGCGACTACGGCGTCTTCGGCGAGCAGGAGGCCGCGTCGTGA
- the hypE gene encoding hydrogenase expression/formation protein HypE gives MREHVAEYLASGPSFAEGEVIDRIDTFRRRRPRLRDSVVTLAHGAGGKASAALVDGVFLEAFRNPHLESLGDGAILKLPDGQRMAMSTDSFVVQPLRFPGGSIGHLAVHGTLNDLAMAGAVPTWMSAAFVIEEGFVIDELREIVADMAAAAQAAGVQIVTGDTKVVPRGAADGMFITTAGVGMVPAGRQLSPDRVRPGDKVLASGSIGDHGMAVMLARGDLAIEAEISSDTASVSHLVERLMAAAPSTRWLRDPTRGGIGTVCNELAQACGLAVILEEDRLPVRPEVAGACEMLGIDPLYVANEGKFLAVVDAAEADAALEALRSHPDGENATEIGHIADEPGATVVVRTGFGGTRIVDMLVGDPLPRIC, from the coding sequence ATGAGAGAACACGTGGCCGAATACCTTGCCTCGGGACCGTCCTTCGCCGAGGGTGAGGTCATCGATCGCATCGATACGTTCCGTCGACGCCGCCCTAGGCTTCGGGACAGCGTCGTGACGCTGGCACACGGGGCGGGTGGAAAGGCATCGGCCGCCTTGGTCGACGGGGTGTTCCTCGAAGCATTCCGCAATCCGCACCTCGAATCTCTCGGCGACGGGGCCATCCTCAAGCTCCCGGACGGTCAGCGGATGGCGATGTCCACCGATTCCTTTGTCGTACAACCACTCCGGTTTCCCGGCGGGTCGATCGGCCACCTCGCCGTCCACGGCACGCTCAACGACCTGGCGATGGCCGGCGCGGTACCGACATGGATGTCGGCGGCATTCGTCATCGAAGAGGGCTTCGTCATCGACGAACTTCGGGAGATCGTGGCCGATATGGCCGCCGCTGCGCAGGCCGCTGGCGTGCAGATCGTCACCGGTGACACCAAGGTGGTGCCGAGAGGCGCAGCGGACGGCATGTTCATCACGACCGCCGGGGTGGGCATGGTGCCGGCCGGACGGCAGCTGTCACCGGACAGGGTCAGACCCGGCGACAAGGTCTTGGCCTCCGGTTCGATCGGCGATCACGGCATGGCCGTCATGCTCGCCCGCGGAGACCTCGCGATCGAGGCGGAAATCAGCTCCGATACAGCCTCGGTCAGCCATCTGGTCGAACGCCTGATGGCCGCTGCGCCGTCGACGCGGTGGCTGCGTGACCCCACCCGCGGCGGTATCGGAACGGTGTGCAACGAGCTCGCACAGGCATGCGGGCTGGCCGTGATTCTGGAGGAGGACCGCCTCCCGGTGCGGCCCGAAGTCGCAGGCGCCTGCGAAATGCTCGGCATCGACCCGCTTTACGTGGCCAACGAGGGCAAGTTCCTCGCCGTCGTCGACGCCGCCGAGGCCGATGCCGCCCTAGAGGCGCTTCGCTCCCACCCCGACGGCGAGAACGCCACCGAGATCGGGCACATCGCCGATGAACCCGGGGCCACGGTGGTGGTCCGTACCGGATTCGGCGGAACCAGGATCGTGGACATGCTCGTCGGCGACCCACTGCCCCGGATCTGCTGA
- a CDS encoding nickel-dependent hydrogenase large subunit, which produces MTSLDLFVSPLGRVEGDLDVRVTIDDGVVTSAWTEAAMFRGFEIILRGKDPQAGLVVTPRICGICGGSHLYKSAYALDTAWRTHVPPNATLVRNICQAVETLQSIPRYFYALFAIDLTNKNYAKSPLYAEAVRRFAPYVGTSYQPGVVLSSKPVEVYAIFGGQWPHSSFMVPGGVMCAPTLSDVTRSIAILEHWKDNWLEKQWLGCSIDRWLANKTWEDVLEWVDENEEQHNSDCGFFIRYSLDVGLDKYGKGVGNYIATGTYFDPALYENPTIEGRNAALIGRSGIFANGKWLEFDQARVREDVTHSFYEGTGALHPFDGETNPIDPEEGRKQGKYSWAKSPRYDVPGLGHVPLEAGPLARRMAAGGPNAAPHQDNDPLFVDLYNKIGPSVFVRQLARMHEAPKYYNWTREWLNQLDLKESFYMKPIEHAEGKGFGSTEAARGSLSDWIVIEDNKIKNYQVVTPTAWNIGPRDGASVLGPIESALVGSPIVDPEDPVELGHVARSFDSCLVCTVHAYDGKSGRELSKFVINGMV; this is translated from the coding sequence ATGACTTCCTTGGATCTGTTCGTCAGTCCTCTTGGACGCGTCGAGGGTGACCTCGACGTACGCGTCACCATCGACGACGGGGTGGTTACCTCGGCGTGGACCGAGGCCGCGATGTTCCGCGGCTTCGAAATCATTCTGCGCGGCAAGGATCCGCAGGCCGGCCTGGTGGTGACACCCCGGATCTGCGGTATCTGCGGGGGCAGCCACCTTTACAAGTCCGCCTATGCGCTGGACACCGCGTGGCGCACGCACGTGCCGCCGAACGCCACGCTGGTCCGCAACATCTGTCAGGCCGTCGAGACGCTGCAGTCGATCCCGCGTTACTTCTACGCGCTGTTCGCGATCGACCTGACGAACAAGAACTACGCCAAGTCGCCGCTCTACGCCGAAGCCGTCCGCCGCTTCGCCCCGTACGTCGGCACGAGCTACCAGCCCGGCGTGGTGCTGTCGTCGAAACCCGTTGAGGTGTATGCGATCTTCGGTGGCCAGTGGCCGCATTCGAGCTTCATGGTGCCCGGCGGTGTGATGTGCGCACCCACGCTCTCGGACGTGACGCGGTCGATCGCCATCCTCGAACATTGGAAGGACAACTGGCTGGAGAAGCAGTGGCTCGGCTGCTCGATCGATCGCTGGCTCGCGAACAAGACGTGGGAAGACGTCCTGGAGTGGGTCGACGAGAACGAGGAGCAACACAACAGCGACTGCGGTTTCTTCATCCGGTACAGCCTTGATGTCGGACTGGACAAGTACGGCAAGGGCGTCGGGAACTACATCGCCACCGGCACCTACTTCGATCCGGCGCTGTACGAGAACCCCACGATCGAGGGCCGCAATGCGGCGCTGATCGGACGATCCGGGATCTTCGCCAACGGCAAGTGGTTGGAATTCGACCAGGCGCGCGTGCGCGAGGATGTCACCCATTCGTTCTATGAGGGCACCGGGGCGTTGCACCCGTTCGACGGCGAGACGAATCCGATCGACCCGGAGGAGGGGCGGAAGCAGGGCAAGTACAGCTGGGCCAAGTCACCCCGCTACGACGTGCCCGGCCTTGGCCACGTTCCGCTCGAGGCGGGGCCGCTGGCCCGACGGATGGCGGCCGGCGGCCCGAACGCCGCACCGCATCAAGACAACGATCCGTTGTTCGTGGACCTGTACAACAAGATCGGCCCCAGCGTGTTCGTACGACAGCTGGCCCGCATGCACGAGGCGCCGAAATATTACAACTGGACCCGGGAGTGGCTCAATCAGCTCGACCTCAAGGAGAGCTTCTACATGAAGCCCATCGAGCATGCCGAGGGCAAGGGTTTCGGATCCACCGAGGCCGCCCGCGGGTCGCTGTCGGACTGGATCGTCATCGAGGACAACAAAATCAAGAACTACCAGGTGGTTACGCCGACCGCGTGGAACATCGGCCCTCGTGACGGCGCGTCCGTACTCGGCCCGATCGAGAGTGCGTTGGTGGGATCCCCGATCGTCGATCCCGAGGACCCGGTGGAGCTGGGTCACGTCGCACGAAGCTTCGACTCCTGCCTCGTGTGCACCGTGCATGCGTACGACGGGAAGTCCGGCCGTGAACTGTCGAAATTCGTCATCAACGGAATGGTGTGA
- the hypF gene encoding carbamoyltransferase HypF: protein MTSASTRTAVEALQRRRFTVTGVVQGVGFRPFVHRLAVELGLSGFVGNDSAAVFIEAQGPMAALDEFGHRLVSDAPPLAVITDVACTRIAENPLGDNGFQIVPSRSVGTAPTPIPPDIAVCDDCMTEVFDPADRRYRHPFATCTNCGPRFTIIRGLPYDRPRTTMADFAMCDRCAAEYHDPTDRRFHAQPIACPDCGPSLWFTSGDTRVTGSDAALEAAQATLAAGKILAVKGIGGYHLACAVDDDAAIATLRQRKGRRDKPLAVLVRDLDVARRFADLDATDAAVLTSPARSVVLLQRRSDAPIAAGVAPGNPLIGLMLPYTPIHHLLLARVPGAETAAPDAIVLTSANRSGEPICYTDDDAAKRVPALADAVLDHNRPIHVPCDDSVVRPIRDRDHVREIPIRRSRGYAPLPVDLGIHSPPVLAVGGELKNTFCLTDGRRAYCSGHIGDMGSVATLKAFTRSVRQLCDMRGVPARLAADLHPRYATRNWAEHNAGDRPLDLIQHHHAHVVSLLAEHEMLREPIIGVAFDGTGYGCDDTVWGGEILRLGHDSHRFTRVGHLAAVPLAGGDAAVRNPWRIALAQLWRARVPWDAQLPPVQAATTTELRLLRTQFASGRGCVPTTSMGRLFDAVAALLDVRQHIDYEGQAAIELEVLAASADHTTVTLPLPVDSGGVIDPAPMIATMMDALHDGADPAELALAFHQAVARAVSDVVRQVADGVTTVGLTGGVFQNVLLLQSCRRLLEDGGFTVLAHRVVPPNDGGLALGQAAIAALAALEEAGTGGAHSERTARCV, encoded by the coding sequence ATGACCTCCGCATCGACACGCACAGCGGTCGAAGCCCTGCAGCGGCGGCGGTTCACGGTGACGGGCGTGGTTCAGGGGGTTGGTTTCCGGCCGTTCGTCCATCGGTTGGCCGTCGAACTGGGATTGTCGGGATTCGTCGGGAACGACTCGGCAGCGGTCTTCATCGAGGCCCAGGGTCCGATGGCCGCACTGGACGAGTTCGGCCATCGACTCGTCAGCGACGCACCGCCGCTGGCCGTCATCACCGACGTCGCGTGCACGCGGATCGCCGAAAACCCACTCGGCGACAACGGGTTTCAGATCGTGCCCAGCAGATCAGTCGGTACTGCGCCGACGCCGATCCCACCCGACATCGCGGTGTGCGACGACTGCATGACCGAAGTCTTCGACCCAGCCGACCGCCGCTACCGGCACCCCTTCGCCACGTGCACCAACTGCGGGCCGCGCTTCACCATCATCCGCGGGCTGCCGTACGACCGGCCCAGGACGACGATGGCGGACTTCGCGATGTGCGACCGGTGCGCTGCCGAGTACCACGACCCCACCGATCGTCGCTTCCATGCCCAGCCGATCGCCTGCCCGGACTGCGGTCCGTCGCTGTGGTTCACATCCGGCGACACCCGTGTCACCGGGTCCGACGCAGCGTTGGAGGCCGCACAAGCCACGCTTGCGGCAGGAAAGATACTCGCCGTCAAGGGCATCGGCGGCTACCACCTGGCCTGTGCGGTGGACGATGACGCCGCAATCGCCACTTTGCGGCAGCGAAAGGGACGGCGCGACAAGCCGTTGGCGGTACTGGTTCGTGATCTCGACGTAGCGCGGCGCTTCGCCGATCTCGACGCAACCGACGCCGCCGTACTGACCAGCCCGGCGCGCTCAGTGGTATTGCTGCAACGTCGCAGCGACGCCCCAATAGCGGCAGGAGTCGCGCCGGGCAACCCGTTGATCGGCCTCATGCTGCCGTACACCCCCATCCACCACCTGCTGCTGGCGCGGGTCCCCGGCGCGGAAACGGCCGCGCCGGACGCGATCGTCCTGACAAGCGCCAACCGATCAGGTGAGCCGATCTGCTACACCGACGACGACGCCGCCAAACGAGTGCCCGCATTGGCCGACGCCGTCCTCGACCACAACAGGCCCATTCACGTCCCGTGCGACGACTCGGTGGTGCGGCCGATACGGGACCGGGACCACGTGCGCGAGATACCAATTCGCCGCTCGCGTGGCTACGCGCCCCTCCCCGTCGACCTCGGCATCCACAGCCCACCGGTGCTCGCGGTCGGCGGGGAGCTCAAGAACACGTTCTGCCTGACCGACGGTCGACGTGCGTACTGTTCGGGACATATCGGCGATATGGGTTCGGTCGCCACGCTGAAGGCGTTCACCCGCAGCGTGCGGCAACTCTGCGACATGCGGGGGGTGCCCGCTCGACTGGCCGCCGACCTTCACCCGCGCTACGCGACCCGCAACTGGGCCGAACACAACGCGGGCGATCGCCCACTCGATCTGATCCAGCACCATCACGCGCATGTGGTGTCGCTGCTCGCCGAGCACGAAATGCTGCGCGAGCCGATCATCGGTGTGGCCTTCGACGGCACCGGTTATGGATGCGACGACACCGTGTGGGGCGGCGAGATCCTGCGACTCGGCCACGACAGCCATCGCTTCACCCGCGTCGGGCATCTCGCCGCGGTTCCCCTCGCCGGTGGCGACGCCGCGGTGCGCAACCCCTGGCGCATCGCCTTGGCGCAGCTGTGGCGCGCCCGGGTGCCGTGGGACGCTCAGCTGCCACCCGTGCAGGCCGCAACCACCACCGAATTGCGGCTGCTGCGAACGCAGTTCGCAAGCGGTCGCGGCTGTGTGCCGACCACCAGCATGGGCAGACTGTTCGACGCGGTGGCCGCGCTGCTCGACGTGCGGCAGCACATCGACTACGAGGGACAGGCCGCGATCGAGCTCGAGGTGTTGGCGGCGTCGGCCGACCACACCACAGTCACCTTGCCTTTGCCCGTCGACAGCGGCGGAGTGATCGACCCGGCACCGATGATCGCCACGATGATGGATGCGCTGCATGACGGCGCAGACCCGGCGGAGCTGGCCCTGGCCTTCCATCAAGCCGTTGCACGAGCCGTCTCCGACGTGGTGCGACAGGTCGCAGACGGTGTGACGACGGTCGGGCTGACCGGTGGAGTGTTCCAGAACGTGCTGCTGCTGCAGTCATGCCGACGTCTGCTCGAAGACGGCGGCTTCACCGTCCTCGCCCATCGGGTGGTCCCGCCCAACGATGGTGGACTGGCGTTGGGGCAGGCCGCGATCGCGGCGCTTGCAGCATTGGAAGAAGCCGGCACCGGCGGCGCACACAGCGAAAGGACCGCACGATGTGTCTAG
- a CDS encoding hydrogenase assembly protein HupF — MAPELAMDLAQASLTLAQRFSDGATMWCIAPAFTPHAQHIAVEFVHPVVVGKRALPAVALTGPDLVGQVRLSARPGDVVIACAGADDPDVRAIMHRAAAWGVTTIWIGNGERPQFGAADHVLWLDDPDPTLAATGDFVLLYHLLWELTHVCFEHPGLLKPQTSECTDEVCITCSDEGRPAEVVGTASDGTASVRTPEGIEDVVTLLASEALFPGDVVLVHAGMVISKLKEA, encoded by the coding sequence ATGGCGCCCGAGCTCGCGATGGATCTCGCACAGGCCTCTCTGACTCTGGCGCAGCGGTTTTCGGACGGCGCCACCATGTGGTGTATCGCGCCAGCCTTCACACCGCACGCACAGCACATCGCGGTCGAGTTCGTCCATCCCGTCGTCGTCGGGAAGCGCGCACTGCCCGCCGTCGCGTTGACCGGACCGGATCTCGTCGGGCAGGTGCGGTTGTCCGCTCGCCCAGGCGATGTGGTCATCGCATGCGCCGGCGCCGATGACCCAGACGTTCGTGCCATCATGCACCGCGCCGCGGCGTGGGGGGTCACCACGATCTGGATCGGCAACGGTGAGCGACCGCAGTTCGGCGCCGCCGATCACGTGCTGTGGCTCGACGATCCCGACCCGACGCTGGCGGCTACGGGTGACTTCGTCCTGCTGTACCACCTGCTGTGGGAGCTCACCCACGTCTGCTTCGAACATCCAGGGCTCCTGAAGCCCCAGACATCGGAGTGCACCGACGAGGTGTGTATCACCTGCAGCGACGAGGGCCGTCCCGCTGAAGTGGTCGGCACCGCATCCGATGGCACTGCCTCGGTGCGCACCCCCGAGGGCATCGAGGACGTCGTCACACTGCTCGCCAGCGAGGCGTTGTTCCCGGGTGACGTCGTTCTCGTGCACGCGGGAATGGTGATCAGCAAGCTGAAGGAGGCGTGA
- a CDS encoding NHL repeat-containing protein, with the protein MSSLTVRTSLAPRAPRVDIGTGVDLAGGWLPDVWLGAPAPGGLALPAASPTLAWMYSPRGVFFDDHYLVVADSGNHRVLIWHGIPTEQEQPADVVLGQPDGVTEGRAAAGRGPENGMNLPTGVLVHEGRLIVADAWHHRILVWHTVPEKSSTPPDLVLGQPNDSAVEPNMGGPVSASTLYWPFGIAVVGSYFWVADTGNRRVLGWAGGLPEANRPADVVLGQPDPVSREENRGEPVGPAGFRWPHAITGSDDLLLIADAGDHRVLGWSPPPEIDRPADRLMGQPDFHTTREWPYGPQCGDRFRFPYGVSMDGGRLAIADTANNRVLLWDAVTSDAGPADHVLAQPTLESNGENRWSAVTHDSLCWPYGIWLHGDRIAVADSGNNRVMLWRRS; encoded by the coding sequence ATGAGCAGCCTCACGGTGCGCACCAGCCTTGCGCCCCGCGCACCGCGCGTCGACATCGGCACCGGGGTGGATCTCGCCGGGGGTTGGCTGCCGGATGTCTGGCTTGGCGCCCCCGCGCCGGGCGGGCTGGCGTTGCCTGCCGCGAGTCCGACTCTGGCCTGGATGTACTCGCCACGCGGCGTGTTCTTCGACGACCACTACCTGGTCGTCGCCGATTCCGGTAACCACCGGGTGCTGATCTGGCACGGGATCCCGACCGAGCAGGAGCAGCCTGCGGATGTCGTGTTGGGCCAACCAGACGGTGTGACCGAGGGCCGCGCCGCCGCGGGGCGCGGCCCGGAGAACGGTATGAACCTGCCGACCGGTGTGCTGGTGCACGAGGGTCGTCTGATCGTCGCCGACGCGTGGCATCACCGCATCCTGGTGTGGCACACGGTGCCCGAGAAGAGTTCGACACCACCGGATCTGGTGCTCGGGCAACCGAACGACTCCGCCGTGGAGCCGAACATGGGCGGACCGGTTTCGGCGTCGACACTGTACTGGCCGTTCGGAATCGCTGTCGTCGGCTCGTACTTCTGGGTCGCCGACACTGGCAACCGGCGTGTCCTCGGCTGGGCGGGCGGACTGCCCGAAGCCAACCGCCCCGCCGACGTCGTACTCGGACAGCCAGACCCGGTCAGCCGCGAGGAGAATCGCGGCGAACCAGTGGGTCCCGCCGGATTCCGCTGGCCCCATGCCATCACGGGTTCCGATGATCTACTGCTGATCGCCGACGCCGGCGATCATCGTGTCCTCGGCTGGTCACCACCGCCGGAGATCGATCGGCCCGCCGACCGCCTGATGGGGCAACCCGACTTCCACACCACCCGGGAGTGGCCATACGGACCGCAGTGCGGCGATCGGTTCAGGTTCCCGTACGGGGTCAGCATGGACGGCGGTCGGTTGGCGATCGCCGACACCGCGAACAACAGGGTTCTGCTCTGGGACGCTGTGACATCCGATGCCGGACCTGCCGACCACGTGCTTGCCCAGCCGACCCTCGAGTCCAACGGCGAGAACCGCTGGAGCGCAGTCACTCACGATTCACTGTGTTGGCCGTACGGCATCTGGCTGCACGGTGACCGCATCGCTGTCGCCGACTCGGGCAACAATCGCGTCATGCTCTGGCGGCGGTCATGA
- a CDS encoding HypC/HybG/HupF family hydrogenase formation chaperone, producing MCLGIPGRIVEITDAANCLAKVEVSGVRRIISVRLLEKDMPEPDDWVLVHVGFAMAKIDETEALLTLAAVKKMGDAYTDEVEAFDKSSII from the coding sequence ATGTGCCTGGGAATTCCCGGACGAATCGTCGAGATCACCGACGCGGCCAATTGTCTTGCCAAGGTAGAGGTTAGTGGCGTCCGCCGCATCATCAGCGTGCGACTGCTGGAGAAGGATATGCCCGAGCCTGACGACTGGGTACTGGTCCACGTGGGTTTCGCGATGGCCAAGATCGACGAGACCGAGGCGCTGTTGACGCTGGCTGCGGTCAAGAAGATGGGTGACGCGTATACCGACGAGGTCGAAGCGTTCGACAAGTCGTCGATCATCTGA
- a CDS encoding hydrogenase maturation protease, which translates to MIPTSTTSDETKQPGAIDPLIEPPGCAVMVVGCGNLLRGDDGVGPILVRHLWERGVPEGLRLVDGGTAGMDVAFQMRGAERVVIVDASATGAAPGTVYRVPGEELGELPPLEGLHTHSFRWDHALAFARWALADDCPTDITVFLIEAANVAMGADLSPAVSSAMETVIDVIERDFISALRPAEPNDPAALAVEFTEDGYLRLGAALCAAHFPAHVAVGAVRDDALWLLPLRGPRSGGLLLKQRTPAGDRALLIRELLDDNFPVGVRHASWDDAQAALRIPLEQQK; encoded by the coding sequence GTGATTCCCACGTCAACCACCTCTGACGAGACGAAGCAGCCCGGCGCGATCGACCCCCTAATCGAACCGCCGGGTTGCGCAGTCATGGTCGTCGGTTGTGGCAATCTGTTGCGCGGCGACGACGGCGTCGGACCGATTCTCGTGCGCCATCTATGGGAACGCGGTGTGCCCGAAGGGCTTCGGCTGGTTGACGGCGGTACCGCCGGGATGGACGTCGCCTTCCAGATGCGCGGAGCCGAGCGGGTCGTGATCGTTGATGCGTCGGCTACCGGCGCCGCACCGGGTACCGTATACCGAGTGCCGGGCGAGGAGTTGGGGGAGCTTCCGCCGTTGGAAGGCCTCCACACTCACTCGTTCCGCTGGGATCACGCGCTCGCGTTCGCGCGGTGGGCGCTCGCCGACGACTGTCCAACGGACATCACCGTGTTCCTCATCGAGGCCGCGAATGTCGCTATGGGTGCCGATCTTTCACCCGCCGTCAGCTCCGCGATGGAAACGGTGATCGACGTCATCGAGCGGGACTTCATCTCCGCGCTGCGGCCCGCCGAACCCAACGATCCCGCGGCTCTCGCCGTGGAGTTCACCGAGGACGGTTACCTGCGGTTGGGTGCGGCACTGTGCGCGGCGCACTTCCCCGCCCATGTCGCCGTCGGGGCGGTTCGCGATGATGCGCTGTGGCTCCTGCCGTTGCGAGGGCCGCGCAGCGGCGGCCTCTTGCTCAAACAACGCACTCCGGCAGGCGATCGTGCGCTACTGATTCGCGAACTGCTCGATGACAACTTCCCTGTTGGCGTACGTCACGCGAGCTGGGATGACGCCCAGGCCGCGTTGCGAATTCCGCTGGAGCAGCAGAAGTGA